The window CGTACGTTGCCACATAGTCACGCCTATTTTAGCTCAACGCGACAGCTGATTGGTCCGTTATCGTGCTTGTCACCTTGTAACCCCCTCACCAAACACTTGCTCCTCGCCCCTTCGCAACTAAACGACGTTACATTAACCTTCTTCAATTGTTCATTTACACTCGAATAATGTTCGCCGCTCGGTAATAGTTGGATGTGCGGTGTCACGCGGCTAATTTACGAACTTTTGCCGTAAGTTTAATAGTTGCCAGCTGACGACTTTTGAAACAATGTGTCAAGCTAGCTAGCTGGTTGTTGAGCTAAGGTATCAGAAATGCATAATGGAACAATTTTTATTGACAGGTCGTCATATTGTCATCCATCCAGCTTGTCGTGGCAGTCATGCTCCGACTGAGGACGGCCCTCAAACGGCCCTTGAGCATCCTCGGCTTGTATACATCAACAggtgagatttttatttttttaaataaattgaaattgacAATACAAATAAGTCAGTCATTCCAGTAAAATATTCCTAATAGGAtggtttataatttattttcttaattccATCATACTTTTGCCCCCTCCAGACCCCACCGTCTTGCGTCACGGTGTGGCCTGTGGGAGGAGGCTCCACGACGAGGGCAACGTCACCAAGAAGTCCCCGCCGACGGCAGTGCCAGAAAGGCTGCCTTTTTCCACAGTGACCCAGGAGGACTTGGACTTCTTTCAGAGGATTCTGCCCGGCAGAACCATTACTGACCCTGACCTGTTGGAGTCGTGTAATGTGGACTGGCTCAAATCTGTCAGAGGTGATTTCGATTGTTCCTTTCTgagatttgatttatttgtcctaacaaacaagctttgaaacagtttttttcccccagcaagTTTTGTCCTCAGCAGTAACTTGAATCAGCTTCAACAGATATAGgtgtgatttattgttttatatttttatgtattaaaactttttttcccccctccgtGACAGATCATGTGAAAATAAAGTGCTTCctctagggggaaaaaaaatgtccccaTTGTCAAAACATGTACGTGAACAGGATAactaaaaatgtgttattatatttaatgttcaacaaTGTAACGTTGTGAAATGAGCCCTCAAACTGCTTGACTGGGCTGGTCCATATTGTTAGCgaaatagcataattgcctcagtcgtttttaacttactgtcacaatatcaattaaaaaaaaatgccaatatGCGGTAATCCGTAAatgttgaatcgaggcaactggacgtTTGTTGGTTGAATTTGTTGCGGGTTTTTTCCTTGTTTTCggaaaacattaaataatgaGAATTCAAGTTGCTCAGCACTTTTGGGAAAAGTCACAAAAGATAGCAACCAAATCGCTAAGTTGGCAACATtgactgcttttgtttttattcatgtatgtatttatttattgaaccttGATTTATCAAGGTAATGTAATATAGAGAACAGCAATAGAGACCAGATTCTCATTTACAATGGCAGCAGAAATACACAAATTCAGACACAACAAACATTGTTATATACTTAACCgatgtatatttatatactgtatatattgtaaaCTAGCGCCTCTCTGTTCGCAGCCgtgttgttagtgtaagcagcGCACGTCAGCCGTGGGGTGCACTAGAAAACTTGCCTGACAAATAAATTCCAATTAATCGATAAAAATCAATTTTCATTCAAACCGATTTAATCGTCGAGCCCAATTGTCGGCAAATGTTTATATCAGTGATGTCTGCACGTCTCCTGCAGGTTCCAGTGAGGTGTTGCTGAGACCTCAGACAACACAGGAAGTCTCTCATATTCTCAGGTACGGAACAAATGGAGTTCAGTGGTTAACGGACATTTTCTAATGACATCATTTCTCCCTTTGCTGTAGCTACTGTAACGGCCGTAACCTGGCGGTGAACACACAAGGCGGCAACACCGGGCTGGTCGGCGGCAGCGTTCCCGTGTACGACGAGATCGTCCTCTCCACCGCTCTCATGAACAACGTCCTGAGCTTTGACAGCGTTTCCGGTCAGTGTCCATACAGTAAAGAATTCCTAAGGCTTCCCCATAAACTCCTCAAATAATAATGGCCTTAGCTAACCGttgtaattgatttaaaaaaaaaaaaaaaaaaaaaaaagggactgaTTAATCAAAGCCACACCTCAAATACAGTTGTACCcttcgaaaaaaaaatattggcggTAATAACCTTTACTATGATCACACTGTGTAGCCTGTAGATGTCAGTACAACGCATTGTAGAGCagatgtggcatctgtaaagctgcaagtggcgttttaaaaataaaatgccccTGTatgcagggttagggttagctacTCTTCTGTGTGTATAATTTCATACACGTTATATCTGTCTCGTATGCATGTTTCCGTTACAAGTTTTTTTTCGTACAGTTTTTTCCAGTGAAGCGATTGACGGTTCACCGGCGGCTGTGCCTACCCTCGACTACCTGCAGGGGGCATTACAATACGTTAGTAATGAGGCGTACCTAATATTATGACTGCAGAGctaagtgtatttatttattcactttCTAGGGGTCCTGACCTGCCAGGCGGGTTGTGTCCTGGAGCACTTGTCCGTCTACCTGGAGCAGCAGGACCACATTATGCCCCTGGACCTGGGCGCCAAGGGCAGCTGCCACATCGGGGGCAACGTGGCCACCAACGCGGGGGGTTTGCGGCTGCTGCGGTACGGCTCCCTGCACGGCAACGTTCTGGGCGTGGAAGCGGTGAGTTCATTAATCCACCGGGAGCGTCGGGAAAGTATGGCACGCCTGCCTTTGGCCCGTTTTGCCCATTACCCAAACGGAAATTAGTTCACATTCCAAAACTGAAGCATTGTGAACAATTTCACAATGCTTCACTTTTCACTTCTGTCCacattaattgttttatttgtaataaatttgcaaaaaatcttcccccaaccccccaaaaaaacattatgtTGTCATTGTCGTAATGCGGTCTAGGTGTTGGCCGACGGTCAGGTGCTGGACTGCTTGTCCACCCTGAGGAAGGACAACACGGGCTACGACCTCAAGCAGCTCTTCATCGGCTCCGAAGGCACGCTGGGCGTCATCACCGCCGTGTCCGTCCTTTGTCCTCGCAAGCCCAAATCTGTCCATGTTATGTTCCTGGGTAGGCCCTGTCGCATTTGTGttagctgttaaaaaaaacaactatactaaacttgaaaaaaaacaaaaaacctggtTTGTCCTTGTAGGTTGTGAAACATTTGAACAGCTTCTGAAAACCTTTCGGCTGTGCAAAGGCATGCTGGGAGAAATCCTGTcggcctttgagttcctggacaGCGAATGCATGCGGCTGCTAAGCACTCACCTCAAGCTGGACAACCCCATCTGTGGTAGGCGCAGCAACAGTCGCTCCGAAAATTAACACCTTTGCCCCTAATAGACAGCAGTGCATTGAGATACAAGTTCATTTTggtctgtgaccatgctcgtaactcaaaacattcacgtttcaaatcatctttcttcattgaaatgaatacaaaggCCATTAATCCGTCCCAGCCTGTTTTTAaaaactgatttttatttttttattattatttttaaagggaAAGATAGCActctaatattgtacttcataaaaaaaatagagtaataaaataattaaatagaatgcgAATAATTTGAGTTTGTACATcgtgatttaatgctgcaattcatTTCAGTGTGCTGCTCtactggtgtgcccgccttgcccactgggaggcagtataatacaatcatgcagacacaaatgaaaaagaatACTCTACTAATCAGTGACTCAGTGAGATGttgtaatattagtaatttttttcatggacgaTAGAGAATATATatggctgtgagtattgttatattgttggTAGGGCTGCCACTtatgattattttcataattgattaatctgtcgattagTTTCCAATTAATCCATTAAtcagatttttatttcaaactGTAGATTGTCCCTTCTACGTGGTGATAGAAACGTCGGGCTCGGACCCGCGACACGACGAGGAGAAGCTCCACAACTTCTTGGAGGAGGCCATGACATCATCGCTGGTCACCGACGGGACGCTGGCGACGGAAGAGTCCAAAACTAAGGTGCGGGGATACCtggacttacgagtttttcgaggTCAACTTTTTTCGCGTTTTGCGTTGCGAGCAAACATTTCACATATGAGTGAGCTTTAAGCATCccgccactagatggcggcagcgaACTTCATAACATCCGGCCACCATCAGTTCAgttatctttgtttttctttttctttttttgtgctgatattttgcaaaatgtcttttgtcTAAGCATGGATCCTAAGAAAGTAAGCGCTGAGAAGTAGACGCAGAtgatgtccattgaattaaaacTTGGAATTCACAGAAAAACATGAGCAGTGTGCTTGTAGTTAACTTAATAGTACTTTTACAATATGTACTATACTGAAGCAGGAGGAGTCGGCATAGCGCCATTTAGTGTAATTTATTTGTGGgggtaaaattatatttaaaaaaataataataataataattctttccTGGCGTAGGCTCTGTGGTCGCTGCGCGAGCGCGTCCCCGAGGCGCTGACGCACGATGGCTTCAACTTCAAGTACGACGTGTCGCTCCCCGTGGAGACCATCTACCAGCTGGTGACCGACATGAGGGCCCGCCTTGGGGGCCGGGCCAAGAGCGTGATAGGATACGGACACGTGGGTGAGAGATGGAAAgactttgaaaatataaatgtagACTTGCACTTCCACTTGAAAGCTGGAGTTTCAAAAAATTTAAACGAGAATGGAGGTGTTAACATGCGCAAAGACTCCACAGTTAGATTGTTGATGTGCTttatgctgctgttttggtcagcGACTAAATGGGTGAACAATAGAATTGACAGTTATAGCTACGACCCATTTATTTTCCCGATTGGAAAAAggtgcatttatttttcataagtgGATGATGTCAGTGAGAGGGAAGGGGCATTCTGTCTCTTTAATATAGCGCAATGAACTTGTTTAGTTACGAGGCATCAACTTGAGGAATGATGTTCATTTTGTGGAAATTACTCTCCATACTTTTCTCCTCCGCCGTCCTGTAGGAGACGGGAACCTCCACCTGAACATCACTTCTCCCACCAGAGACGCCGCTCTGCTGGCCGCCATCGAGCCGTTCGTGTACGATTGGACGTGCGCCCGGCGAGGCAGCGTGAGCGCCGAACACGGACTGGGACTCAAGAAGAGGAACTACATCTACTACAGCAAGCCCGCCCGCGCGGTGGCGGTCATGGCGGGCATCAAGGGCATGCTGGACCCTCGCGGCATCCTCAACCCGTACAAGACTTTACCGGACAGATTGCAGTGATTGCAGCGCTGCACTTTGAGAGAACTCCTTCAAAGCAAGCCAAGGTAATATGAGACTAATTATACATAGACTAGCGTATTTTcgtgtatatttttttccacaaatattaaaattacaatatgtattcaaataaaaaatactgtctCTCACAaatctttaacttttttttttctcacccacCAAATCCCGGACGCAGTGTTTGAAATAGGGAGCTGATTATTCCTGGAAAAGCATTCTTCTTTGCCCTCTACTGCGGCATCGGCCCTGGTGACGGTGCGCGCCGTGTAAAACGACGTAAACCGCGCCACATTTGAAaagtgtggggtgggggggggaagggaGCATTTACTTAAAGGTGAGGTGTTTATCGTATACAAGAGGATGACGCACTAGCTGATTGATGCACGGCGTCTCATCGAGTTGAGGCCACCGTTTGAACATTTTACCACATGGTGAAAGTACAGACAAATGAGTCAAATGTCACGAGTGcagtaaatgttttattacatattaaaaaagacaaagctgcttttatttcttatttccaaaacaaaaccaacatttGTGAGCACATTCACCTGTAACCGCACACCTCGAGGCAACTTGACGGCATCAATAAAAAGATTACGACTGGTGACGTcgtggtatttatttattttttgttcctcaGATGGCCAAGTAACGGGAGGTATGAAGGAGTAACGTGCAGATGTGGCTCGAAGTACAGTAACATGCCCACCCGTATGCTTAAGTTACTAGTGTAAACAACTATTCCTCCGCTTTTCTTTCCCGTCGGTGAGATAATCTAAGGATGAATTCCTTGTTTCCGAGCGGCTACTTTTTAGACTTGTGGAACGGCAGGGATAAGATGTGGATTTTCTCCTGAGTCCACGACCAGTTCAGTGGATATAATTGTGTCCACTCCAACCTAAAGTAGTGACCTAGAAGATTAATTACACCAGAACATTGCAAGTCTATTTGGCTGTGTTCCTTTTGCgacttttacatttgtttttgttttttttgtgtgtgtggtagcGTTTAGCATCTTCTGCTATTTGCTTGTCGATCGTCTGCGGCCACAATTGAAGACATTTAAGAAGTCCACAGTCCACCGTGTGGGTCAGTACCAAAAGTCTGCGGAAGGCCACCACAGGATTGAAAAGGAAGACGTCTCGAGCGGCCCCTCTCTCACGAATCCTTCACCTTGTCCAGGGAGCTGTGAATCTTATCCAGCGTCTTCTTGATGCGCAGCGCTGTCAGCCGGGCGGACGGGTTCTGGTACCAACACTCTTTCATCAGCTTCACCAGAGAAGACAGGGTCTAatccaagaagaagaaaagttgaagtcgAGTATGTACTGAACACCAgacatgaaatatatatatatattttaaaatgtaatcgacagtttatacattttatatgcacatataatgctaatttgtggccaTAAATGTCcatgaaataaagaaaaagctaaTTTAAACTCATATTTTCTGCACGTTATACCTATTCCGTGTCCCAAAATTAGCAATTTTGTGCACATGtaatacactactcacaaaaagttaaagATTTTCtgatgaaatttcaggatgaacccaAGCGCCACGACCGAACTGAAGAATTGCAAACCAATTACAGTCGGTGACTACCTGTCGCACATCTGTCGACACGCTGCAACCCTTTGTGTTTTTATCGGGAAACAACGTTTTGAGGCtcctcatatactgtactgtattatttttcgaTCCCTTGTCGCATAAGGGGTCTCTCCGTGAGTACGTACCGGATCGGAGAACCAGCGATTGGGAACGAAGGGCCTCTGCTGCTCCACGCACACCACCTTCCTCATGTCCTCGAAGCTCGGGTCGTTTGGCACCTGGTCGTAGAACGGAGGCTTGTACTCTTCTACGATACCTGTAGGGAGACGAGCTGAAGGTTAATCCACGGCGACCAACACGGGCtcggaagaaaaacaaatgccgTCCAGTTCTTTCACCGTTGCTGTACGTTCGTCTTGCTATCTCCCACAGCACTAGCCCGAAGGCCCAGATGTCCACCCGCTTGAAGGCGTCGAAGCACCCCGCCTGTATGCTCTCGTCCAGCACCTCGGGGGCCATGTAGCGCTTGGTGCCCACTTTGGGGTTGTTACCCACGTCCAGCAGGTTATCAGCCTGGGAGTGCGTCACCGCCAGACCTGAAACGCGCACAGAACATACAGCCAAATTGGACAGCAAGGAGAGAAGCGCACCAGGGGAGCAGACCACTTGATGGACACGAGGTGAAAGGCCGACATAGTTGTGATACAAAGTTAAGTTTCAACTACACAAAGCGGTTTGGTAAGCAATATCTTTGCGTTTCCATTGTCGATTGGGTACTAACATGTAGTAGAATTATCTGAAGAGGTTGTTTTTGGTCGACAGAATTGTAAATAAGTCTATAAGGTGGGAAGGGGAAGCATGcgacttttaaaatgaaatatctaaaaatatatatccagCTGTGTGTCCACCGAGCAGTACAATTTCAGTTGAATTTGGTATAGTATACATTTTTCTGTTTCTCTATAACTCGTGTCCCAAAAGGTCCGACGTGTACTGTCTTACTTTAGACACGCCGTAGGAATTGAATTCAAGGCAAgctttgaaaatgtttccaCTAAGCAGTACGCTTTGGTCCCGTTTGGGCCACAAACTTTGGTGTTTCCATTGAAAACGGTCCTGAAATGTCTGACCAGCCAaactttcagttttgttttgttttttcaaaataccaGTTGCGTTCCAGCAGGCAGACCGTACCGTAGCCAACCAAACCGCACAATACCCTTCGATGGGAAAGCGATTTTCTCTGTGCCCGCTCACCCAGGTCGGCGATGCAGCAGCGCAGCTCCTTGGTCACCAGGATGTTCTTGCTCTTCAGGTCGCGGTGCGCGATGGCCGGCTTGCCCTCGGTGCCCAAGATCTCGGTGTGCAGGTGCACCAGGCCGCTGGCCGCCGACGCCGCCATGCCCAGGCCCTCGCACGTCTCCACGGCGACGCGCTGAAGGTAGTCGTACAGAGAGCCGTTCTCGTGGTAGTGTGTGATCAGCCACAGCTGCGTGCTGGAGTTGCGCGACGTCATGTCGGATGCCATGAAGCCTGCAACGTTGAAAAACATCTCATCGTCATTCCTTGATCAAGctggtaactcaaaacacttgtttcAAAAATCAACTTTCCACACAAtgatacatttgatttgatgtAGGAGCCCACCCAGGATATTTTCATGTCTCAGGAGAACAGTGTTGTAGATCTCGGTCTCTCGGAACCAGGACTTTTCGTCCCTGGAGGAGAAGATCTTGACAGCCACGTTCTCGCCCTGCCACTGGCCTCGCCACACCTCGCCGTACCGTCCCTTGCCTGAGACAGACGCACATCCAAGTATTAACAGGCGGGAAAGTCAACATCGGCAAAGGATATCCTTTGTGCAAAAGGCGCTAGAACAATGGCGAATGGAGGAAAAGATGGAATACCGTGTGTGCGTGGACTGAAATCGAAAGGAAAATACAAGCTGGAAGCAGAGGTAAATGCGCCCCCATTTTTCAGggcgaatcctcaaaatgatcaaacTTTTGAGACCTTGTTCAGACTAAAGAGCTTCACAATGGATACCTGCTTCCAATTCATTTGTGTATGTAGTTGGAGTTCACCCTGGGATTCACCCAAAACGTCTGACTTCCTCTTCAATTTTGTGCATGGGTCCTTTTAGACTTTTTCGTTCGTCCTGAtacgatagacatgtccacccaatttcgtgttgatcaatgaaactggtgttgggggctatttatttattaatttaacttTCGACGCTACTGAGTGATTTCTGATTACTTGTAATCAAATCTGGATACTCAAATTTCTTTTTGTCAGTGTCTAAAACCAAGTGGTCTCCGTTCGTGCTTGCATTTTGAGTCCATGTGGTGCTGTCCCAACTCACCTACACACTCCATCAGACTAATCTGCCTGGCAACAGTCCTCTGAACAAGGAAAGGAAGGCCCGACCCACTTCCTGATGTGCACGAATGGTCCAGGAGGTCCTTGAAAGCCAAGACAGACCCGTTTAGTCAGAGGTGTACAGCTTATTAGTTTGTGGCAACTTCCCGTTGTTCTTACGGCTAAAGTGCTGTCCCCCACGTTGGAGGTGATGAGTCCGTCCACGGCGCCCTGCTCTGTGTCGAACTCCTGCAGCCTGCGCAGGCGTCCGCGGTGGAGCCTCCTGCAGGCCAGCGCCGACGCCGCCGACAGCAACGCCAGCGCCGCCGTCGGGCCCAGCGCCAGGAGAGCCAGCGTGCCCACGCCGTACCCCACCGGCTCGCCCTGCGGAGCTACGCCATTGGCGGGGTGAGAAACAAGTAGAGGTGGTTTTACCGGTAGCTTTGTGCCCCACAAAGCTGCGGTTAATTGGTGCCCTCCCTAGTTATTTAGAATTGCCTACAGTATATTAATTGTTTAAAACCTAAATATACCCCAAgatatgatcccaaaacacttacaTATTATTTCTAACTCATCTTATATTACCATTAAAAACACATGGTTTACAGATGACTTAATTTTCAGAGGGAGTAGCAGAGAAGTTTTTGGTGCGTTGGTTTTCGCCAGGTCAATGCTGACTAGTTTTGGCATTTTTCttacacctatgtataatacgaaCCCTCGATTTTTGAATGGAAAATGTTAgcaaaaaatgcatattatacacgagaaagtatttgtattatttaatgcATGAATGCACTatataatattttgaaaaagcttttgtacaaataaatcTATAGAAAAAGTTGGACGGCGAGGGTTTGGTTTCGGTACCTGAAGGCAGCAATGCCATGACGGCGCTCCTGGTGGTGTTGCCGTTGCACAGGTGGCGCGAGCAGCAGCGGATGGCCTGGTGGGAGGAGGGCGCCGTGGAGCAGTGCAGCCGCGTCTTCTTGGGACCCTCCAGGCAGCCGCGCTCGAACACCACGCCGCCGGACCCCACCCGCACGGACGAGAAGCAGCGCGTGCCGCGACACTGCTCCTGCAGGCACTTGGGACTGTCGCAAAGGCACAGCAGCTGACCTTCTGACGGGGGAAACGCAGACGTCACACACGGGGCTCGTCAGCTAAGTACTCCGGGGGTTTGCTCGgctttttatttggatttgtCTGCGACGCGTATTCCAAGAGACGGGGCGGCGTCGcgggctttttctttggctttttctgcGACACACAATCCAAAAGACGGACTGCCGTCTTGTGAGACCTCAGCTCAACAAGCATCAAAGGTTTGCCAACTTGCACAGGTTTTTCTTTGTCGTTTTTCTGCACGTATCCCTATTAGTTTCCGTTgggaaaatatgtgcctttgcaCTTATAACATCTATTTTAATAATGATCTCGTAGCTTTTCAGTAGGAACGTAGACTCTCTCTCTGatattattatacagtggtgACTTGAGATAATAATTCATTATTCCGTGACaagtaagatgctgtaataataataatttttcaacgaggataaagaatataagcCGGTATTATATTAGCTGTCTagatgtgttgctccaccatctGTGTTTAAATATCTGTCGCtgaaagcagtgattctcaactggtgggtcgggacccaaaagtggctCGCAGAtagcttgtaaaaaaaaaaaaaatgacatggattcgtatttagatttttccagtacagtacagaggcATACTAGGTTCCCACACGGAATATATTAGGTAAACCACAGGAAGTGTAACTGCCTCGCGCTCCAGCCACTAGGTttctctgtaaacaaatacagttgcATGAGGCAAATGATGAATTgcttgttcatgtgtgtgtatatgaccGCACCTACGGAGAAATTAAAAACTGCCATCCTGGTTGTGTGTGAATTGTCTGTCTCCTTGCgtgccagttttttttcttcttcaattgCATCTCTCACGATTGTCAAAGTGCTTGTCCTGTCTCTTCTCTATCAGGGGGTTATTAACATTTTCCCCTTGACAATTTCCTATTTTCGGTAGCCCAATAAATTGGGACGCTCCGTTGCACTTTAATGTCAGAGTGAAGACAAAAATGGTGTTGGCCAGTACCTGAGCTCTCCGCTGATGTGGGCCGGGCCCACAGGGAGAGCAGCAGCAGGACGCGGACGCTCCTCGCAGCCATGGTTCAGTGCGCTGAAGCAGGGAGGAAACGGTACAGTAAATACATGAAGCAGATGCTTGCAAAGAGGATAATTGCATTTACGCCTCCTGATGTTTGCCAACATCTCCTAATTGCATTTAAAAGTGGGCAGAACACGACGTGTGCGCTTTGTCAAACAGCCTCGAGTTACTTAGCACGCTCGTTAACGTAGCTAAATAGCAGCATCCTTTATAAATACAGGAAAATACCTCTGTTTATGACGGTACACGCATATGACGTTTCGGACGGTGTGCGATGAACTAGTTTGCTGGGAAGCGTACAAATACGTGGCACTTACTGCCagagtgtttttcatttgactgttcGATATGatgtctaatattttgtataGTTTCTAACATTGCTGTAATGTTTGTGTagttttttctaatatttttatttgttattatttgtatgtattcttCTTCTCATAGTCTTATATTGTCTCACATTTTTGGCCTCAAAGCATTTTTCATATTGACTGCaactatgactttactactaTGCATTAGTCTGGATTAGTCATACACTCGGCGTACAAATGTGCCGCCACTGTAAGAACGGGACTCCGTCGTCAATGGAGGAGTGGACCCCTTGTTATAACTCAAAACAGTgtgctgaaaacaaaaaaggaattcATCAGGGGCAAGAAGTGGGAGGTTTTAGACTGGTCAAGTCCAtttccagacttaaaccctataGGGCATGCATTTTACCCTGGGTGAGAACCCACCCCAATTGggaatactactactactaataataattatatatatatatatatatatatatatatatatatatatatatatatatatatatatatatatatatatataaaggggGCCCTCAGGTTACTCTGATACTGACATTCTTACATTTAGTTACCTCCGTAATTACAGTTTCACATGAGGTTGTTTTACATTAATGGCCTCATCCAAATACTTTGCCACTTATTACTGCGTTAATGCGGTTTTAGTGACAGACTGCCGTTTGCTGTTGTTGCAAGCAGACAGAGAGAGGCTCGCCTCCGAAGCGGTTTGTTAGCCCGCCTGAAAGGCGCCACTCAAGGCGGAGAGATGCCCGAACGACGCCACTCTGTTAGCCTAGCCAAACTAAGCTTGCCTTCGGTACGGAAGAAAGCCCAAAGCGAGAACGGTTTCACCCACCTAGCACACACAGATGACGGCTTCTACCTCATCAGGTCCCGCCTTGGCGTCCTTATATTGGGTTACaatcgtgttgttgttgtttttattcattagcTAATTTGCCTCCTTTGGGGGCCGCGGCCCGCccgcttgtttttgtttcagccTCAAGTGACGTCAACACAACACGAGCGACCTGGTGCATTGTGGGTTGGGGGTTGCCAGATCGGCGTGAGTAGAACTATGCAGCATTGTACCTGCCCGTTCgcattgtcattttcattttgctttacaagttaaaaaaaaaaaaaaacagaaacgaGCAGCTGTCAGAATCCGCTTGTGTTAAGCCAAATCCGTACAAATGTCGACTTGTTGCAATGCCCCATCGATAATACGTCATGTCTCGAATCGTCGATTGAACGTGACACCAACAAGCAGAACCATCCCATCGAGTAGACTGGCACCAACGTAACCTGGCAACACAGCGGTAGGAGGGGTttacaattcaaaataaatattactgtACTTTTGTATTATATCGATTGTAAACCAAGTGCAAATAAATAAGGTACGAATATATTATTTtccaacaacagcagcagcacgaAAATTTGTAGTAATGTtcgattctttttttaatagtaaaataatcttgtcatttttttaaatttgtaatttatAAATCATCCACCAGTTAATTAATAGAAATttgttaaatgtaaatgaacaattgtttatttaaataacaaaataactcATGCGCCTTtacttattgtttttaaataattacaactAATTAAACTGTTATTTAATACAATTAATACAAAAGTGTTTAATGCATGTGTAAAATTGTAATACGGtaataatagatttttttaaaatgttgtcgtAAATTTAATtctaataaaaaaagtattcaataaAATGCACAACTGTCTGTGCATACGGTatgtaaattgtttattttttaaatattttccaataagtcaattaaccaaacatttaataaaataaattatatataatttttttttaa of the Phycodurus eques isolate BA_2022a chromosome 14, UOR_Pequ_1.1, whole genome shotgun sequence genome contains:
- the d2hgdh gene encoding D-2-hydroxyglutarate dehydrogenase, mitochondrial; protein product: MLRLRTALKRPLSILGLYTSTDPTVLRHGVACGRRLHDEGNVTKKSPPTAVPERLPFSTVTQEDLDFFQRILPGRTITDPDLLESCNVDWLKSVRGSSEVLLRPQTTQEVSHILSYCNGRNLAVNTQGGNTGLVGGSVPVYDEIVLSTALMNNVLSFDSVSGVLTCQAGCVLEHLSVYLEQQDHIMPLDLGAKGSCHIGGNVATNAGGLRLLRYGSLHGNVLGVEAVLADGQVLDCLSTLRKDNTGYDLKQLFIGSEGTLGVITAVSVLCPRKPKSVHVMFLGCETFEQLLKTFRLCKGMLGEILSAFEFLDSECMRLLSTHLKLDNPICDCPFYVVIETSGSDPRHDEEKLHNFLEEAMTSSLVTDGTLATEESKTKALWSLRERVPEALTHDGFNFKYDVSLPVETIYQLVTDMRARLGGRAKSVIGYGHVGDGNLHLNITSPTRDAALLAAIEPFVYDWTCARRGSVSAEHGLGLKKRNYIYYSKPARAVAVMAGIKGMLDPRGILNPYKTLPDRLQ
- the acvr1l gene encoding activin receptor type-1 encodes the protein MAARSVRVLLLLSLWARPTSAESSEGQLLCLCDSPKCLQEQCRGTRCFSSVRVGSGGVVFERGCLEGPKKTRLHCSTAPSSHQAIRCCSRHLCNGNTTRSAVMALLPSAPQGEPVGYGVGTLALLALGPTAALALLSAASALACRRLHRGRLRRLQEFDTEQGAVDGLITSNVGDSTLADLLDHSCTSGSGSGLPFLVQRTVARQISLMECVGKGRYGEVWRGQWQGENVAVKIFSSRDEKSWFRETEIYNTVLLRHENILGFMASDMTSRNSSTQLWLITHYHENGSLYDYLQRVAVETCEGLGMAASAASGLVHLHTEILGTEGKPAIAHRDLKSKNILVTKELRCCIADLGLAVTHSQADNLLDVGNNPKVGTKRYMAPEVLDESIQAGCFDAFKRVDIWAFGLVLWEIARRTYSNGIVEEYKPPFYDQVPNDPSFEDMRKVVCVEQQRPFVPNRWFSDPTLSSLVKLMKECWYQNPSARLTALRIKKTLDKIHSSLDKVKDS